In Pikeienuella piscinae, the sequence GTGTGAAGCCCGTCAGAAGACATCAGCTCCTTGCCGTTCTGGATCGCCAGCGCCTGGAACATCCAGTAGGGATAGCCGGTGGACGGGATCATGAGGCCGTAGGCCCCATTCTTGGTGAGCGCTTTGCCCATCTCCACCATCTCGTCCCAGGTCTCCGGCGGATGATCCGGGTCGAGTCCGGCGGCTTCGAACATGTCCTTGTTGTAATAGGCGACGATTGTGGAGCGCTGGAACGGCACGCCCCAGGTCTTGCCCTCGATCTGACCGTTCGCCATCAGCGCCGGGTAGAAGCCATTCAGCCAGGCCTTCTCCTCGTCTGAAGAGATCACGTCATCGAAGGGGATGATCAGATCCTGCTCGATCAGGTCATAGGCGTCGATCGAGAACATGACCGCCAGCTGCGCCGGCTCGCCCGAACCGATGGCCGAAAGCGCGCGCACGCGGGTGTCGTCATAATTGCCCGCGTAGATCGCGGTGACGTCGATATCGGGGTTCTCCGCCTCGAAATCGGCGACGATCCCGTCCACCACCTCGGTCAGTGCGCCGCCGACGGCGATCGGGTAGTACATGGTGAGTTCGGTCTTCGCGAAGGCCGGCGCCGCGAGCGCCGCGATCCCGCCCGCGAGCAGAACCGATTTGAGATTCAGCGTTGTCATGGGGTTCCCCTGTCAGTTGGGTCAAATGGGAGTTCATCGAGAGTTTCAGTGTCACGCTCTTCAGCGATCGGCCCACGCGGGCTCTTGCGGCCCGTCGCGGGAGGATTTTGCGCGGTTCCCGCGATTCGCCTGCCGGTTTCGCGGTCGAATACATGGAG encodes:
- a CDS encoding ABC transporter substrate-binding protein; amino-acid sequence: MTTLNLKSVLLAGGIAALAAPAFAKTELTMYYPIAVGGALTEVVDGIVADFEAENPDIDVTAIYAGNYDDTRVRALSAIGSGEPAQLAVMFSIDAYDLIEQDLIIPFDDVISSDEEKAWLNGFYPALMANGQIEGKTWGVPFQRSTIVAYYNKDMFEAAGLDPDHPPETWDEMVEMGKALTKNGAYGLMIPSTGYPYWMFQALAIQNGKELMSSDGLHTYFDDPAVIETLEFWKGLSVDHKIMPEGTVEWGTLRQAFLEGQTAMMWHSTGNLTAVKNEANFDFGVATLPGNVRKGSPTGGGNFYLFKNSTDEEKAAALKLIRFMTSPEQAAEWSIATGYMGVSPAAYETDALKAYTAEFPPALVARDQLEDAVAEFSTFETARVRDGLNNAIQSALTGAKEPADALGEAQAAAERLLKPYR